The following coding sequences lie in one Phalacrocorax aristotelis chromosome 4, bGulAri2.1, whole genome shotgun sequence genomic window:
- the LOC142056695 gene encoding homeobox protein HMX1-like has protein sequence MPDEATENAGSTSARVSSFFIEDLLGTEGTAGGGARRAAAAGGGGGGGGGPRCGPRSPLRLGAPGCPLRDAAVGWYRRAHAAFLGCASPDTSDRDSPELPEEPAERAGGGGRAAARGPAGGRPPPGGREEEEERGEEPGEPEQRAAGRKKKTRTVFSRSQVFQLESTFDVKRYLSSSERAGLAASLHLTETQVKIWFQNRRNKWKRQLAADLEAANLSHAAQRIVRVPILYHENSPASALGFTLPHMSPPLVGFSSGVSYPLGTFPAASLPFLRSQMTGLV, from the exons ATGCCGGACGAAGCCACGGAAAACGCCGGCTCCACCTCCGCCCGCGTCTCGTCCTTCTTCATCGAGGACCTGCTGGGCACCGAGGGcacggcgggcggcggggcgcggcgggcggcggcggcgggcggcggtggcggcggcggggggggtcCCCGCTGCGGGCCGCGCTCTCCGCTGCGCCTCGGCGCCCCGGGCTGCCCCCTCCGCGACGCCGCCGTCGGCTGGTACCGCCGAGCGCACGCCGCTTTCCTGGGCTGCGCCAGCCCCGACA CCAGCGACCGGGACTCTCCCGAGCTGCCCGAGGAACCGGCggagcgggcgggcggcggcgggcgggcggcggcgcggggcccggcgggcgggcggcccccGCCGGGAGGccgagaggaggaggaggagcgcgGCGAGGAACCGGGAGAGCCGGAGCAACGCGCCGCCGGCCGCAAGAAGAAGACGCGCACGGTGTTCAGCCGCAGCCAGGTCTTCCAGCTGGAGTCCACCTTCGACGTGAAGCGCTACCTGAGCAGCTCGGAGCGGGCCGGGCTGGCCGCCTCGCTGCACCTCACCGAGACCCAGGTGAAGATCTGGTTCCAGAACCGCCGCAACAAGTGGAAGCGGCAGCTGGCCGCCGACCTGGAGGCGGCCAACCTCTCCCACGCCGCCCAAAGGATAGTGCGGGTCCCCATTTTGTACCACGAGAACTCGCCGGCGAGCGCCTTGGGCTTCACCCTGCCCCACATGTCGCCCCCCTTGGTGGGCTTCTCCAGCGGCGTCAGCTACCCCCTGGGCACCTTCCCCGCCGCGTCCCTCCCCTTCCTACGGTCGCAGATGACAGGACTCGTCTGA